One genomic region from Listeria monocytogenes encodes:
- the galE gene encoding UDP-glucose 4-epimerase GalE gives MGIAVLGGAGYIGSHAVDELITRGYEVVVIDNLRTGHRESIHKKAKFYEGDIRDKAFLSSVFEKEKVDGVIHFAASSLVGESMEVPLDYLNNNVYGTQIVLEVMEEFDVKHIVFSSSAATYGEPERVPITEDMPTNPESTYGETKLIMEKMMKWCDKAYGMKFVALRYFNVAGAKADGSIGEDHKPESHLVPIILQVALGQREKLAIYGDGYNTPDGTCIRDYVQVEDLIDAHIRALEYLKNGGESNIFNLGSSNGFSVKEMLEAARTVTGKEIPAEVVPRRAGDPGTLIASSDKAREILGWEPTYTDVKDIIATAWKWHVSHPNGY, from the coding sequence ATGGGTATTGCTGTACTTGGTGGCGCTGGCTATATCGGTTCACATGCAGTAGATGAGTTAATTACTCGCGGATATGAAGTAGTAGTTATTGATAATTTAAGAACAGGGCATAGGGAATCCATTCATAAAAAGGCAAAATTTTATGAAGGAGATATTCGTGATAAAGCATTTTTAAGTTCAGTTTTTGAAAAAGAAAAAGTAGATGGTGTGATTCATTTTGCTGCTAGTTCACTTGTAGGAGAATCGATGGAAGTACCGCTGGATTATTTAAATAATAATGTCTATGGTACGCAAATCGTTTTAGAAGTGATGGAGGAATTTGATGTGAAGCATATCGTCTTTTCTTCCAGTGCGGCTACATACGGTGAACCAGAACGCGTGCCAATTACGGAAGATATGCCAACAAATCCGGAAAGTACTTATGGCGAAACAAAGCTAATCATGGAAAAAATGATGAAATGGTGCGATAAAGCATACGGCATGAAATTTGTTGCACTCCGTTATTTTAATGTCGCTGGTGCAAAAGCAGATGGTTCGATTGGGGAAGATCACAAACCAGAATCGCATCTAGTGCCAATTATTTTACAAGTTGCGCTTGGTCAACGAGAAAAATTAGCGATCTACGGTGATGGCTATAATACACCAGATGGTACTTGTATTCGTGACTATGTACAAGTAGAAGATTTAATAGACGCACATATTAGAGCGCTAGAATACTTGAAAAATGGGGGAGAAAGTAATATTTTCAATCTTGGTAGCAGTAACGGTTTTTCTGTGAAAGAAATGCTTGAAGCAGCTCGTACTGTAACAGGAAAAGAAATCCCTGCTGAAGTAGTACCACGTCGTGCAGGAGACCCAGGAACGTTAATTGCTTCTAGTGATAAAGCGCGCGAAATTCTTGGTTGGGAGCCAACTTATACAGATGTAAAAGATATTATCGCCACTGCTTGGAAATGGCACGTATCTCATCCAAATGGCTATTAA